The following are encoded in a window of Halosimplex halophilum genomic DNA:
- a CDS encoding SDR family NAD(P)-dependent oxidoreductase — protein sequence MTGRVADSVAVVTGGARGIGEATARRLAEEGADVAVVDVLGDRAEAVADDIAAETGRETLAVECDVGDERAVEEMAERVAERFGGVDVLVNNAGIRVDPKPVTEADEESWDRILAINQKGVAFCAKHLIPLMTGTEGDREPTGGREGNGSVVNVASMGAEVGRPEWAQYDSTKGAIVAMTKDMACDHAPDGVRVNAVSPGYVVTEYHLPDDPEEAREYRDEQTTPSADGPGVLKRAAEPREIADAVVFLASDEASFVTGTNLRVDGGVSAVGTGFDWDPA from the coding sequence ATGACAGGACGAGTCGCGGACAGCGTGGCGGTCGTGACCGGCGGCGCCCGCGGCATCGGCGAGGCGACCGCCCGGCGGCTGGCCGAAGAGGGCGCGGACGTGGCCGTCGTCGACGTACTGGGCGACCGGGCCGAGGCGGTCGCCGACGACATCGCGGCCGAGACCGGCCGGGAGACGCTGGCCGTCGAGTGTGACGTGGGCGACGAGCGCGCGGTCGAGGAGATGGCCGAGCGGGTCGCCGAGCGGTTCGGCGGTGTCGACGTGCTCGTGAACAACGCGGGGATCCGCGTCGACCCGAAGCCGGTCACCGAGGCCGACGAGGAGAGCTGGGACCGTATCCTCGCGATCAACCAGAAGGGCGTCGCCTTTTGCGCGAAACATCTGATCCCCCTGATGACCGGGACGGAGGGGGACCGTGAGCCCACCGGCGGACGCGAGGGCAACGGCTCGGTCGTCAACGTCGCGTCGATGGGCGCCGAGGTCGGGCGGCCGGAGTGGGCCCAGTACGACTCGACGAAGGGCGCCATCGTCGCGATGACCAAAGACATGGCCTGCGACCACGCGCCCGACGGGGTCAGGGTCAACGCCGTCTCGCCGGGCTACGTCGTCACCGAGTACCACCTCCCGGACGATCCCGAGGAGGCCCGCGAGTACCGCGACGAACAGACGACGCCCAGCGCCGACGGGCCGGGGGTCCTCAAGCGCGCGGCCGAGCCGCGGGAGATCGCCGACGCCGTCGTCTTCCTGGCCTCCGACGAGGCGTCGTTCGTCACCGGAACCAACCTGCGGGTCGACGGCGGGGTGTCGGCCGTGGGGACGGGCTTCGACTGGGACCCCGCGTAG
- a CDS encoding MFS transporter: MIPRRFARFDALVATALVWFLGKFLRYAFPPLFETIGATYGVSRTVLGSAFTALMLVYALMQFPSGLLADRIGSVRVITAGALLTAGAAVVLAVDAPLWVLVGAMALVGAGTGTYKTVGVSLLARAYPRGTGRALGVFDTFGTFGGAAAPAAVVLASAAPGVLGAPWRTLFLAAGAVGVGLAAAFAWVTPRRLPDEPAAAAADDDDGGSVPLSAYVALFRDPRFTLFVVVTVCFSFTYNGAVAFLPLYLAEETAVSSATANLLFSALFLVSLVQLVTGEASDRVGVEPILALTLAVATAGMVAVLAFSATGGPLVLGGAVVLLGLGAHGYRPVRGAYMMEVTPESVAGGSLGVVRTLLMVAGAASPAVVGYLSETAGFTPAFQLLAAALVAATALTLVLWVTDR; encoded by the coding sequence GTGATCCCGCGTCGGTTCGCGCGCTTCGACGCGCTCGTGGCGACCGCGCTGGTGTGGTTCCTCGGGAAGTTCCTCCGGTACGCCTTCCCGCCGCTGTTCGAGACGATCGGCGCGACCTACGGCGTCTCGCGGACCGTCCTCGGGTCGGCGTTCACGGCGCTGATGCTCGTCTACGCGCTGATGCAGTTCCCGTCGGGCCTGCTCGCCGACCGGATCGGGTCGGTCCGGGTGATCACCGCCGGGGCGCTGCTCACGGCCGGCGCCGCGGTCGTGCTCGCGGTCGACGCCCCCCTCTGGGTGCTCGTCGGCGCGATGGCGCTGGTCGGCGCGGGGACGGGCACCTACAAGACCGTCGGCGTCAGCCTGCTCGCGCGCGCCTACCCCCGCGGGACCGGCCGCGCGCTGGGCGTGTTCGACACGTTCGGGACCTTCGGCGGCGCCGCCGCGCCGGCCGCGGTCGTCCTCGCCTCGGCCGCACCGGGCGTCCTCGGCGCCCCCTGGCGGACGCTCTTCCTGGCCGCCGGCGCCGTCGGCGTCGGCCTCGCCGCGGCGTTCGCCTGGGTCACCCCGCGGCGGCTCCCCGACGAGCCGGCCGCCGCGGCCGCGGACGACGACGACGGCGGATCCGTCCCGCTGAGCGCGTACGTCGCGCTCTTCCGGGACCCCCGGTTCACGCTGTTCGTCGTCGTCACGGTCTGTTTCTCCTTCACCTACAACGGGGCCGTGGCCTTCCTGCCGCTGTACCTCGCCGAGGAGACCGCGGTGTCGTCGGCGACGGCGAACCTGCTTTTCAGCGCGCTCTTCCTGGTCAGCCTCGTCCAGCTGGTCACCGGCGAGGCCAGCGACCGGGTGGGCGTCGAGCCCATCCTGGCGCTGACGCTCGCGGTCGCCACCGCCGGGATGGTCGCCGTGCTGGCGTTCTCGGCGACCGGCGGCCCGCTCGTGCTCGGCGGCGCCGTCGTGTTGCTGGGGCTGGGCGCCCACGGCTACCGCCCGGTCCGGGGCGCCTACATGATGGAGGTCACGCCGGAATCGGTCGCCGGCGGCAGCCTCGGCGTCGTCAGGACCCTGCTGATGGTCGCCGGCGCCGCCTCGCCCGCGGTCGTCGGCTACCTCTCCGAGACCGCCGGGTTCACCCCCGCGTTCCAGCTGCTCGCGGCCGCGCTGGTCGCCGCGACGGCGCTGACGCTCGTCCTGTGGGTCACCGACCGGTGA
- the sufU gene encoding Fe-S cluster assembly sulfur transfer protein SufU: protein MGIGGSDMYRQQILDHYKNPRNYGELEEATFTHVGENPMCGDTIEMDVVLDDAEETIERVAFRGDGCAISQASASMLSEQLAGMSVEELREMDRDDVIDMLGVDISPMRVKCAVLAEKVAQDGAEIYFDELDVEKTTTEDDEE, encoded by the coding sequence ATGGGTATCGGCGGCTCGGACATGTACCGACAGCAGATCCTCGACCACTACAAGAACCCGCGCAACTACGGGGAGCTCGAGGAGGCCACGTTCACCCACGTCGGCGAGAACCCGATGTGCGGCGACACTATCGAGATGGACGTCGTCCTCGACGACGCCGAGGAGACCATCGAGCGGGTGGCCTTCCGCGGCGACGGCTGCGCCATCTCGCAGGCCTCCGCGTCGATGCTCTCCGAGCAGCTCGCGGGCATGTCCGTCGAGGAGCTGCGGGAGATGGACAGGGACGACGTGATCGACATGCTCGGCGTCGACATCTCGCCGATGCGCGTCAAGTGCGCGGTCCTCGCGGAGAAGGTCGCACAGGACGGCGCGGAGATCTACTTCGACGAACTCGACGTCGAGAAGACGACCACCGAGGACGACGAGGAGTAG
- a CDS encoding class I SAM-dependent methyltransferase produces MTHWADRVFREQADLFAEHFEDMFAAADEEVAALLDLLAAEFGCEPDTSLDVACGVGRHALALADRGVAAEGLDFSEPFLDRARERASDRGLDESTAFHHHDMRELDDLSGSYDLVTVFWNSLGYYGRETDESVLADARELLADDGVLVVEQSNRDAFVADLDEATVTEEDGRLTLYRQSFDVETSRFSTTLDVFDAAGDGYEHVDTMEWENRLYAPPVLRELCERAGFADVRLFGGFDGSDLTLDSMRVVVLAQ; encoded by the coding sequence ATGACCCACTGGGCCGACCGGGTCTTCCGGGAGCAGGCGGATCTCTTCGCCGAGCACTTCGAGGACATGTTCGCCGCGGCCGACGAGGAGGTCGCGGCCCTGCTGGACCTGCTGGCTGCCGAGTTCGGCTGCGAACCCGATACCTCGCTCGACGTGGCCTGCGGCGTCGGCCGGCACGCCCTCGCGCTGGCCGACCGCGGGGTCGCGGCGGAGGGGCTGGACTTCTCCGAACCGTTCCTCGACCGGGCGCGCGAGCGGGCGAGCGACCGCGGCCTCGACGAGTCGACCGCCTTCCACCACCACGATATGCGCGAACTGGACGATCTGTCGGGGAGCTACGACCTCGTCACCGTCTTCTGGAACTCGCTGGGCTACTACGGCCGCGAGACGGACGAGTCGGTCCTGGCCGACGCCCGCGAGCTGCTCGCCGACGACGGCGTCCTCGTCGTCGAGCAGTCCAACCGCGACGCCTTCGTCGCCGACCTCGACGAGGCGACCGTCACCGAGGAAGACGGACGGCTGACCCTCTACCGTCAGTCCTTCGACGTGGAGACGAGCCGGTTCTCGACGACGCTGGACGTGTTCGACGCGGCCGGCGACGGCTACGAGCACGTCGACACCATGGAGTGGGAGAACCGGCTGTACGCGCCGCCGGTGCTCCGGGAACTCTGCGAGCGCGCGGGCTTCGCGGACGTGCGGCTGTTCGGCGGGTTCGACGGGAGCGACCTCACGCTCGACTCGATGCGGGTCGTGGTGCTGGCGCAGTGA
- the fer gene encoding ferredoxin Fer yields MESPFDVLSVEPDADEAEIREAYRERVKDAHPDHGGSAREFQLVRAAYEEIKDGGGDAVDESSEGEDRSPAERAAAAESPGEDDEPRREQRCRVEYLNYEVLDDRGWRVDDPDLMEMAADGGLDREDYGQFWVRPRESLLEAAERHGFAWPFACRGGACANCAVIVLEGDMRTRVDHVLPPEMLEKGFQLSCNGMPVTDELQVLYNVKSMPELEDLLLPPRPFEQAHDD; encoded by the coding sequence GTGGAGTCGCCGTTCGACGTTCTCTCGGTCGAGCCCGACGCCGACGAGGCGGAGATACGGGAGGCCTACCGGGAGCGAGTCAAGGACGCCCACCCGGACCACGGGGGGTCGGCCCGCGAGTTCCAGCTCGTGAGGGCCGCCTACGAGGAGATCAAGGACGGGGGCGGCGACGCGGTCGACGAGTCGAGCGAGGGCGAGGACCGCTCGCCGGCCGAGCGGGCGGCGGCCGCCGAGTCGCCCGGCGAGGACGACGAGCCCCGCCGCGAGCAGCGCTGTCGCGTCGAGTACCTCAACTACGAGGTGCTCGACGACCGCGGGTGGCGCGTCGACGACCCCGACCTGATGGAGATGGCCGCCGACGGCGGCCTCGACCGCGAGGACTACGGCCAGTTCTGGGTCCGCCCGCGCGAGTCGCTGCTGGAGGCCGCCGAACGCCACGGCTTCGCCTGGCCCTTTGCCTGCCGCGGCGGCGCCTGCGCCAACTGCGCGGTCATCGTGCTGGAGGGCGACATGCGCACCCGCGTCGACCACGTCCTCCCGCCGGAGATGCTGGAGAAAGGCTTCCAGCTCTCGTGCAACGGGATGCCGGTCACCGACGAACTGCAGGTGCTGTACAACGTCAAGTCGATGCCCGAACTGGAGGACCTGCTGCTCCCGCCGCGGCCGTTCGAGCAGGCCCACGACGACTGA
- a CDS encoding alkaline phosphatase family protein, with product MDTRSRLARALDTPVLFCRHANRLYHRRLGLRRHNDSGVDPFEADWDALVVLDACRYDMFERRSTLPGELERRESRASTTVEFLRANVDGRDLRDTVYVTANPQLHQHRDSIRAEFADVVEVWSGEGWSEEHGTVLPETMTEAALRAREDYPHKRLVVHYMQPHYPFVGAETDFDGGDFTDPGATEENVWVQLLRGDLDVDREEIWEIYEANLDRALPHVERLLDGLDGRTVVTADHGNMVGERAFPVPFREWGHPRGVYTPELVDVPWLVHEDGPRPAIDASEPAAGSESLADDVVADRLRDLGYAE from the coding sequence ATGGACACGCGGTCGCGACTGGCCCGCGCGCTCGACACGCCGGTACTGTTCTGCCGGCACGCGAACCGGCTGTACCACCGGCGGCTCGGGCTCCGCCGGCACAACGACAGCGGGGTCGACCCGTTCGAGGCCGACTGGGACGCGCTGGTCGTGCTCGACGCCTGCCGGTACGACATGTTCGAGCGGCGGTCGACGCTGCCGGGCGAGCTCGAACGCCGGGAGTCCCGGGCCTCGACGACCGTGGAGTTCCTGCGGGCGAACGTCGACGGCAGGGACCTGCGCGACACCGTCTACGTGACCGCCAACCCGCAACTCCACCAGCACCGCGACTCGATCCGGGCCGAGTTCGCCGATGTCGTCGAGGTCTGGTCGGGCGAGGGCTGGAGCGAGGAACACGGGACGGTCCTCCCGGAGACGATGACCGAGGCGGCGCTGCGGGCCCGGGAGGACTACCCCCACAAGCGGCTCGTCGTCCACTACATGCAACCGCACTACCCGTTCGTCGGCGCCGAGACGGACTTCGACGGCGGCGACTTCACCGACCCCGGGGCGACCGAGGAGAACGTCTGGGTGCAGCTGCTCCGGGGGGACCTCGACGTCGACCGCGAGGAGATCTGGGAGATCTACGAGGCCAACCTGGACCGGGCGCTGCCACACGTCGAGCGACTGCTGGACGGGCTCGACGGGCGGACGGTCGTGACGGCCGACCACGGGAACATGGTCGGCGAGCGGGCGTTCCCGGTCCCGTTCCGCGAGTGGGGCCACCCCCGCGGGGTCTACACGCCGGAACTGGTCGACGTGCCGTGGCTCGTCCACGAGGACGGCCCGCGACCCGCTATCGACGCCTCGGAGCCGGCCGCCGGGAGCGAATCGCTCGCCGACGACGTGGTCGCCGACCGGCTGCGGGACCTGGGGTACGCGGAGTAA
- a CDS encoding glycosyltransferase family 4 protein, with product MKVGFVHPTYPQGEGTGATHSASRIVFELADRGHDVTVYCWADPPDGWTVDADLSVRPLDTDGAPYHSALQLDRALRERVPEFDAYDVVHSYVMNSLPALGEVAAETSAATVLTLNAYGAVCPKNDLRYMDREPCERNGLAKCAACSVATSGGHDEHGPLYRSASRLGYLKLVRDGERVADRIDGYHALSPHIRETYADFGFPRERLSVIPNVLDERFDRPHESDFEPPYELLYVGSLDEHKGVDRLLPVLDRLNRSGESHRLTVVGDGGLRTDLAEAAAERGLDEAVTFTGWLENDDLPELYAAHDCFVYPGRWDEPFGRVFLEALATGTPVVASDVGSVAEIVGEGGRTTDGSVDGFVTAIRELFDGDPEGVSAAATRTVDRYRADAVVPQFVDLYERVLERAGAGDR from the coding sequence GTGAAAGTGGGATTCGTCCACCCGACGTACCCGCAGGGCGAGGGGACGGGCGCGACCCACAGCGCCTCCCGCATCGTCTTCGAGCTGGCCGACCGCGGCCACGACGTGACGGTGTACTGCTGGGCGGACCCGCCGGACGGCTGGACCGTCGACGCCGACCTCTCGGTGCGCCCGCTCGACACCGACGGCGCCCCGTACCACTCGGCGCTGCAGCTGGACCGCGCGCTGCGCGAGCGGGTCCCCGAGTTCGACGCCTACGACGTGGTCCACAGCTACGTGATGAACAGCCTGCCGGCGCTTGGCGAGGTCGCCGCGGAGACGAGCGCGGCGACGGTCCTGACGCTGAACGCCTACGGGGCGGTCTGCCCGAAGAACGACCTCCGGTACATGGACCGCGAGCCCTGCGAGCGCAACGGCCTCGCGAAGTGCGCGGCGTGTTCGGTCGCGACCAGCGGCGGCCACGACGAACACGGCCCCCTCTACCGGTCGGCCAGCCGGCTGGGCTACCTGAAACTGGTCCGCGACGGCGAGCGGGTCGCCGACCGGATCGACGGCTACCACGCGCTCTCGCCGCACATCCGCGAGACCTACGCCGACTTCGGCTTCCCGCGCGAGCGCCTCTCGGTGATCCCGAACGTCCTCGACGAGCGGTTCGACAGGCCCCACGAGAGCGACTTCGAGCCGCCCTACGAGCTGCTGTACGTCGGGTCGCTCGACGAACACAAGGGGGTCGACCGCCTCCTGCCGGTCCTCGACCGGCTGAACCGGTCGGGGGAGTCCCACCGGCTGACCGTCGTCGGCGACGGCGGGCTGCGGACCGACCTGGCGGAGGCGGCCGCCGAGCGGGGACTCGACGAGGCCGTGACGTTCACGGGCTGGCTCGAAAACGACGACCTCCCGGAGCTGTACGCCGCCCACGACTGTTTCGTCTACCCCGGGCGCTGGGACGAACCCTTCGGCCGGGTGTTCCTCGAAGCGCTCGCGACGGGGACGCCGGTCGTCGCCAGCGACGTGGGCAGCGTCGCCGAGATCGTCGGCGAGGGCGGCCGGACCACCGACGGCTCCGTCGACGGGTTCGTCACGGCCATCCGGGAACTGTTCGACGGCGACCCCGAGGGCGTCTCCGCGGCGGCGACGCGGACCGTCGACCGCTACCGGGCCGACGCCGTCGTCCCGCAGTTCGTCGACCTCTACGAGCGGGTCCTCGAACGGGCGGGCGCCGGCGACCGGTAG
- a CDS encoding DUF4330 domain-containing protein: protein MTVIDESGRLFGLVNVYDALVVVLLVGAVGAGVLLVDPFGGGGEPATRYATVDLGTQPLSTAARIGEGNESGGALTVTDTYVGPGDGDGVSVVVRVRVNGSLVDDPQAEAPVFEFDGEPLRRGDELALETAAYDAEGEVVELGGRSATLETGRLSVLVEASVPPATADLVDRGAGYRIDDRTVATVTDTTVASVGPGNRTALLGLSLRTVRYGGATYFGDRELLVGQTVPFRTDRYALSGSVTRWGNASLPGAPATVTAVVRLDGVEPDIADGLEAGMVERRDGRTVAEIADVRSEPASVVLTSEDGNIYERDHPRNLDVYLTVDLRVRRTDDGLRFRTRPVREGSDVLLDFRSVVVDGTVTDLEP, encoded by the coding sequence GTGACGGTCATCGACGAGTCCGGGCGCCTGTTCGGCCTGGTCAACGTCTACGACGCGCTCGTCGTGGTCCTCCTCGTCGGCGCCGTCGGCGCGGGCGTCCTGCTCGTCGACCCCTTCGGCGGGGGCGGCGAGCCGGCCACGCGCTACGCGACGGTCGACCTGGGGACCCAGCCCCTCTCGACGGCCGCGCGCATCGGCGAGGGCAACGAGTCCGGCGGCGCGCTGACGGTCACCGACACGTACGTCGGACCCGGCGACGGCGACGGCGTGTCGGTCGTGGTCCGCGTCCGCGTCAACGGGTCGCTCGTCGACGACCCGCAAGCGGAGGCTCCCGTCTTCGAGTTCGACGGCGAGCCCCTGCGTCGCGGTGACGAGCTGGCGCTGGAGACGGCCGCCTACGACGCCGAGGGCGAGGTCGTCGAGCTCGGCGGGCGGTCGGCGACGCTGGAGACGGGACGGCTGTCCGTCCTCGTCGAGGCGAGCGTCCCGCCGGCGACGGCCGACCTGGTCGACCGCGGCGCCGGCTACCGGATCGACGACCGGACGGTCGCGACGGTCACCGACACCACGGTCGCCTCCGTCGGGCCGGGCAACCGGACCGCCCTGCTCGGCCTCTCGCTGCGGACGGTCCGCTACGGCGGCGCCACCTACTTCGGCGACAGGGAGCTGCTCGTGGGCCAGACGGTCCCGTTCCGCACCGACCGCTACGCGCTGTCGGGGTCGGTGACCCGGTGGGGCAACGCCTCGCTGCCGGGCGCGCCGGCGACGGTGACAGCCGTGGTCCGGCTGGACGGCGTCGAGCCGGACATCGCCGACGGGCTCGAAGCCGGGATGGTCGAGCGCCGCGACGGGCGGACGGTCGCGGAGATCGCCGACGTGCGCTCGGAACCGGCGTCGGTCGTCCTCACCAGCGAGGACGGCAACATCTACGAGCGCGACCACCCCCGCAACCTCGACGTCTACCTCACCGTCGACCTCCGGGTCCGCCGGACCGACGACGGCCTCCGGTTCCGCACCCGGCCGGTCCGGGAGGGCTCGGACGTGCTGCTGGACTTCCGGTCGGTCGTCGTCGACGGGACCGTCACCGACCTGGAACCCTGA
- a CDS encoding GNAT family N-acetyltransferase — protein MTGPQEVVSSDYSYVTVDEDVGKTVGFREVEIERDLGRLHAWLNSEHVLPYWTQDDPLPVVRETIEERANDDGQTLYIGSLDHVPMSYWESYWAAEDRIADYYDADPADRGIHLLIGPEEYLGEGYGAPLVRAMVAFQFRHPETDRIVTEPDARNERAIRVFEKSGFERVREVDLPDKTGQLMFCDRETFEEGDA, from the coding sequence ATGACCGGGCCGCAGGAGGTCGTCAGTTCGGACTACAGTTACGTCACCGTCGACGAGGACGTGGGGAAGACGGTCGGCTTCCGCGAGGTGGAGATCGAGCGGGACCTCGGGCGGCTGCACGCCTGGCTGAACAGCGAGCACGTCCTGCCCTACTGGACGCAGGACGACCCGCTGCCGGTCGTCCGCGAGACGATCGAGGAGCGGGCGAACGACGACGGACAGACGCTGTACATCGGCTCGCTCGACCACGTGCCGATGAGCTACTGGGAGTCCTACTGGGCGGCCGAGGACCGCATCGCCGACTACTACGACGCCGACCCGGCCGACCGGGGGATCCACCTGCTCATCGGCCCCGAGGAGTACCTCGGCGAGGGCTACGGCGCGCCGCTGGTGCGGGCGATGGTCGCCTTCCAGTTCCGTCACCCCGAGACCGACCGGATCGTCACCGAGCCCGACGCCCGCAACGAGCGGGCGATCCGCGTCTTCGAGAAGAGCGGCTTCGAGCGGGTCCGCGAGGTCGACCTCCCCGACAAGACGGGCCAGCTCATGTTCTGCGACCGCGAGACCTTCGAGGAGGGGGACGCGTGA
- a CDS encoding lysine N(6)-hydroxylase/L-ornithine N(5)-oxygenase family protein, whose translation MTDRVHDVIGIGVGPFNLGLAALLDGADADLDARFLEQEPEFGWHEGMLVEDTTMEVPFLADLVTMADPSNPHSYLNYLQAEDRLYEFYFYEEFFIPRREYNEYCRWVADRLPSLAFDTRVTDLRVEDDLFVVETVDPKTGERASYAAEDVVMGIGTQRHVPEQFEDCLGRDVFHSASYLHNRDRCLDADSVTVVGSGQSAAEVFRDLLERQADRSFSLDWITRSRGFFQMIDGKLGHMIYTPDYTEYFYDLDQERKDELLADQDHLYKGIDERTSAKIYDALYQRSVGEGDPDVGMLAATEVTDIGTVDVGTDRTDRYQLICEHWQEEERFLHESEVVVLATGYTRTDPPFLAPLEDRIRRDGQGRLQITKDYRLEADLPGEVFVQNAELHTHGINAPDLGLGPHRNATIINQLAGEDVYDDSRADTFQQFSVDDFVAERAARRIPESRPRLRGDD comes from the coding sequence GTGACCGACCGCGTCCACGACGTGATCGGGATCGGCGTCGGGCCGTTCAACCTCGGGCTGGCGGCGCTGCTCGACGGCGCCGACGCCGACCTGGACGCCCGCTTCCTCGAACAGGAGCCGGAGTTCGGCTGGCACGAGGGGATGCTCGTCGAGGACACCACCATGGAGGTGCCGTTCCTCGCGGATCTCGTCACGATGGCGGACCCGTCGAACCCCCACAGCTACCTCAACTACCTGCAGGCCGAGGACCGGCTCTACGAGTTCTACTTCTACGAGGAGTTTTTCATCCCGCGCCGCGAGTACAACGAGTACTGCCGGTGGGTGGCCGACCGGCTCCCCTCCCTGGCGTTCGACACCCGCGTCACCGACCTCCGGGTCGAAGACGACCTGTTCGTCGTCGAGACGGTCGACCCGAAGACGGGCGAGCGGGCGAGCTACGCCGCCGAGGACGTGGTGATGGGGATCGGCACTCAACGGCACGTCCCCGAGCAGTTCGAGGACTGCCTCGGCCGGGACGTGTTCCACTCGGCGTCGTACCTCCACAACCGCGACCGCTGTCTCGACGCCGACTCGGTCACCGTCGTCGGCTCCGGCCAGAGCGCCGCCGAGGTGTTCCGCGACCTCCTCGAACGCCAGGCCGACCGCTCGTTCAGCCTCGACTGGATCACCCGCTCGCGGGGCTTCTTCCAGATGATCGACGGCAAGCTCGGCCACATGATCTACACCCCCGACTACACGGAGTACTTCTACGACCTCGACCAAGAGCGCAAGGACGAGCTGCTGGCGGACCAGGACCACCTGTACAAGGGGATCGACGAGCGGACGAGCGCGAAGATCTACGACGCGCTCTACCAGCGCTCGGTCGGCGAGGGCGACCCCGACGTGGGGATGCTCGCCGCGACCGAGGTGACCGACATCGGCACCGTCGACGTGGGCACCGACCGGACGGACCGCTACCAGCTGATCTGCGAGCACTGGCAGGAGGAGGAACGGTTCCTCCACGAGAGCGAGGTGGTCGTCCTCGCGACCGGCTACACCCGGACGGACCCGCCCTTCCTCGCGCCGCTGGAGGACCGGATCCGCCGCGACGGCCAGGGCCGCCTGCAGATCACGAAGGACTACCGGCTGGAAGCGGACCTGCCGGGCGAGGTCTTCGTCCAGAACGCCGAGCTGCACACCCACGGGATCAACGCCCCCGACCTCGGGCTCGGACCGCACCGCAACGCGACGATCATCAACCAGCTCGCCGGCGAGGACGTGTACGACGACTCGCGGGCCGACACCTTCCAGCAGTTCTCGGTCGACGACTTCGTCGCCGAGCGGGCGGCCCGGCGCATCCCCGAGTCGCGACCGCGGCTCCGGGGCGACGACTGA